A region from the Natronorubrum halophilum genome encodes:
- a CDS encoding DapH/DapD/GlmU-related protein, with translation MSNAIVGYEYEPDSRPPVLGENPTIRSGTVIYNDVVSGDDFQTGHNAVVREFTTLGDNVLVGTNTVIDGETDVGSNVSLQTDVYVPTNTTIGDNVFVGPGAVMTNDPAPTRKQTSLRGPTLEDHVSVGANATVLPGITIGHGSFVAAGSIITRDVPKRRLAVGCPATLERLPEQLRGRNRP, from the coding sequence ATGTCTAATGCGATAGTAGGATATGAGTACGAACCGGACTCACGACCGCCAGTTCTCGGCGAAAACCCGACGATCAGGAGTGGGACGGTCATCTACAACGATGTCGTTAGCGGCGACGACTTCCAGACCGGGCATAACGCGGTCGTTCGCGAGTTCACGACGCTCGGAGACAACGTCCTCGTCGGGACGAACACCGTTATCGACGGCGAGACTGACGTCGGATCGAACGTAAGCCTACAGACCGACGTGTACGTCCCCACCAACACGACGATCGGCGACAACGTCTTCGTCGGCCCGGGAGCGGTCATGACGAACGATCCCGCACCGACGCGTAAACAAACCTCCCTTCGCGGACCGACGCTCGAGGACCACGTCTCGGTCGGAGCCAACGCGACGGTGCTTCCGGGAATCACGATCGGTCACGGTTCGTTCGTCGCCGCCGGTTCGATCATTACGAGAGACGTTCCGAAGCGACGGCTGGCGGTTGGGTGCCCGGCGACGCTCGAACGGCTTCCCGAACAGTTGCGGGGGCGGAATCGACCGTAA
- a CDS encoding sulfite oxidase-like oxidoreductase: protein MINDVTDLYQEFGDERLPPGQRETSAFPVLSKSGTPDWDLETWEFTVTGAVEEELAFSWDEFRDLPGETQRQDFHCVTGWSKFDCEFTGVSFPELADRAGVDDGAVHVMFSALDGYTTDLPLEDCLREEVLFAWEYDGDALSEDHGGPLRVVTPHRYAYKGAKWVDGIEFLTEPERGYWERRGYSQTANPWQEERYS, encoded by the coding sequence ATGATCAACGACGTCACGGACCTCTACCAGGAGTTCGGCGACGAACGGCTTCCGCCGGGCCAGCGCGAAACCTCGGCGTTCCCGGTCCTCTCGAAGAGCGGAACGCCCGATTGGGATCTCGAGACGTGGGAGTTCACCGTTACGGGTGCCGTCGAGGAAGAACTCGCGTTCTCGTGGGACGAGTTCCGCGACCTTCCCGGTGAAACCCAACGACAGGACTTCCACTGCGTCACCGGCTGGAGCAAGTTCGATTGCGAGTTTACGGGCGTCTCGTTCCCGGAACTCGCCGATCGAGCGGGGGTCGACGACGGTGCGGTCCACGTCATGTTCTCCGCGCTCGACGGCTACACGACCGATCTCCCGCTCGAGGACTGCCTGCGCGAGGAAGTACTGTTCGCCTGGGAGTACGACGGCGACGCCCTGTCCGAGGATCACGGCGGACCGCTACGGGTCGTTACGCCCCACAGGTACGCCTACAAGGGGGCGAAATGGGTCGACGGCATCGAGTTCCTCACCGAACCCGAGCGCGGCTACTGGGAGCGACGCGGCTACTCTCAAACGGCAAACCCGTGGCAGGAAGAACGGTACAGCTAG
- the hisF gene encoding imidazole glycerol phosphate synthase subunit HisF: MVLTKRIIPCIDVDLDEDGNPAVYTGVHFEDLKYTGDPVEMAKAYNEAGADEFVFLDITASAEGRETMLDVVERVADEVFIPLTVGGGIRTTDDIKETLRAGADKVSITTGALERPELINEGARAFGSQCIVISVDARRRFDEGGEHYVEIDGESCWFECTKKGGREGTEIDVLEWAAEAETRGAGELFVNSIDKDGTKDGYDIPLTAAVSEAVDTPVIASSGCGGPEDMHEVFTEADADAGLAASIFHFDEHSIDDVKRYLEERDVPVRR, encoded by the coding sequence ATGGTACTGACCAAGCGAATCATCCCGTGTATCGACGTCGACCTGGACGAGGACGGGAACCCGGCGGTCTACACCGGCGTTCACTTCGAGGATCTCAAGTACACCGGCGATCCGGTCGAGATGGCCAAAGCGTACAACGAAGCGGGCGCCGACGAGTTCGTCTTCCTCGATATCACCGCCTCCGCGGAGGGGCGCGAGACCATGCTCGACGTCGTCGAACGCGTCGCCGACGAGGTCTTCATCCCGCTCACGGTCGGCGGCGGTATCCGAACGACGGACGACATCAAGGAAACGCTGCGCGCCGGCGCGGACAAGGTCTCGATCACGACGGGCGCGCTCGAGCGACCCGAACTGATAAACGAGGGCGCGCGCGCCTTCGGTAGCCAGTGCATCGTCATCAGCGTCGACGCCAGACGGCGCTTCGACGAGGGCGGCGAGCACTACGTCGAGATCGACGGCGAGTCCTGCTGGTTCGAGTGTACGAAGAAAGGCGGTCGCGAAGGGACGGAAATCGACGTCCTCGAGTGGGCCGCGGAGGCCGAAACGCGGGGCGCGGGCGAACTGTTCGTCAACTCGATCGACAAGGACGGCACGAAAGACGGCTACGACATCCCGCTGACGGCGGCCGTCAGCGAGGCCGTCGACACGCCGGTCATCGCCTCTTCGGGCTGTGGCGGTCCCGAGGACATGCACGAAGTGTTCACCGAGGCCGACGCCGACGCCGGCCTCGCGGCGTCGATCTTCCACTTCGACGAGCACTCGATCGACGACGTGAAGCGGTATCTCGAGGAGCGGGACGTTCCGGTTCGGCGCTGA
- a CDS encoding DNA-directed RNA polymerase subunit L: MELRVTESTENELSIEIAGEDHTFMNVLKGALLEHDDVSAATYDVNPEQSGGQTEPILTIKTVEGVDPLEALEDGAITVREKAVSFRDAFEAAA; this comes from the coding sequence ATGGAACTGCGGGTCACCGAGAGCACCGAGAACGAACTCTCGATCGAAATCGCCGGCGAGGACCACACGTTCATGAACGTCCTCAAGGGCGCACTGCTCGAGCACGACGACGTAAGCGCCGCCACCTACGACGTGAATCCCGAACAGTCGGGTGGCCAGACCGAACCGATTCTCACGATCAAGACCGTGGAGGGCGTCGATCCGCTCGAAGCGCTCGAGGACGGCGCAATCACCGTCCGCGAGAAGGCGGTCTCGTTCCGCGACGCGTTCGAAGCGGCCGCATAA
- a CDS encoding DUF7550 family protein: MSDDTDPEVDEDSAADVGHDLEAERTTAPMSEYSSRAVAVGFLVMAIGVAVAFGIPLLTV, from the coding sequence ATGAGCGACGATACGGACCCGGAAGTGGACGAGGATTCGGCCGCCGATGTCGGCCACGATCTCGAGGCCGAGCGAACGACCGCCCCGATGAGCGAGTATTCCTCGCGTGCGGTCGCCGTCGGCTTTCTCGTCATGGCGATCGGCGTAGCCGTAGCGTTCGGAATCCCGCTGCTAACGGTCTGA
- a CDS encoding isochorismate synthase: MDRSSGERRLAGGVDSLPADETTALVSHSRELEDVSFGAILDADAESRVLWATPDGLEVVGRGIAARVTASGPGRFDRIRSKADAAFDGLEHDGPRVARPRAFGGFAFHDGHEPSPPWSGFDAASFVIPRILVVRSDDGTWLTAVGSRDEEAADWLARWDDRLADFPAMQPSGTSPGVTSTRRTTSPEDWTTQVETALERIDGGDLTKVVLAQSLSAALEASVDVPGTLERLRRRYPNCYRFLIGNEVGGTFFGAPPERLVSKRGNRIETEALAGSVPRGETPDEDDAHAARMTDSEKVQHEHGLVVEAIRNQLEPLARELTVGDRTVRRLATIQHLQTPISATLGGDSHILEIVEALHPTPAVGGVPPATAWETIHDTETFERGWYAAPIGWFDDAGDGEFAVGIRSGIATDETVTLFAGNGIVADSDPRDEWEEVQLKFRPILDELR, encoded by the coding sequence ATGGATCGATCGTCGGGTGAGCGTCGGTTGGCGGGTGGGGTGGACTCGCTGCCAGCCGACGAAACGACCGCTCTCGTCAGCCACAGCCGCGAACTCGAGGACGTTTCGTTCGGTGCGATCCTCGACGCCGACGCCGAGTCGCGGGTGCTGTGGGCCACGCCCGACGGTCTCGAGGTCGTTGGACGCGGTATCGCCGCTCGGGTGACCGCCAGCGGGCCGGGTCGATTCGACCGCATTCGGTCGAAAGCCGACGCCGCCTTCGACGGACTCGAACACGACGGGCCCCGAGTCGCCCGCCCGCGGGCGTTCGGCGGGTTCGCGTTTCACGACGGACACGAGCCGAGCCCACCCTGGTCCGGGTTCGACGCGGCGTCGTTCGTTATTCCGCGGATTCTCGTCGTCCGAAGCGACGACGGGACCTGGCTGACGGCCGTCGGGAGCCGCGACGAGGAGGCCGCGGATTGGCTCGCGCGCTGGGACGACCGACTGGCGGATTTCCCGGCGATGCAACCCAGCGGCACCAGTCCCGGCGTCACGTCGACGCGGCGGACGACCTCCCCCGAAGACTGGACGACCCAGGTCGAAACCGCCCTCGAGCGGATCGACGGCGGGGACCTCACGAAGGTCGTCCTCGCCCAGTCCCTCTCGGCTGCCCTCGAGGCGTCGGTCGACGTTCCCGGAACGCTCGAGCGACTGCGCCGACGGTATCCGAACTGCTATCGGTTCCTGATCGGCAACGAGGTGGGCGGCACCTTTTTCGGCGCGCCACCGGAGCGCCTCGTCTCGAAGCGGGGCAACCGCATCGAGACGGAGGCCCTCGCGGGCTCTGTACCGCGCGGCGAGACGCCCGACGAAGACGACGCCCACGCCGCGCGAATGACCGACAGCGAGAAGGTACAACACGAGCACGGACTCGTCGTCGAGGCGATACGGAACCAACTCGAGCCCCTCGCACGCGAACTTACCGTCGGCGACCGAACGGTAAGACGGTTAGCGACGATTCAACACCTGCAGACGCCGATATCGGCGACACTTGGTGGAGATAGCCACATCCTCGAGATCGTCGAAGCGCTGCATCCGACGCCCGCCGTCGGTGGCGTCCCGCCGGCGACAGCGTGGGAGACCATCCACGACACGGAAACCTTCGAACGGGGCTGGTACGCCGCGCCGATCGGCTGGTTCGACGACGCGGGCGACGGCGAGTTCGCGGTCGGCATCAGATCGGGAATCGCGACCGACGAGACGGTCACGCTCTTTGCCGGTAACGGAATCGTCGCCGACAGCGACCCTCGCGACGAGTGGGAGGAAGTACAGTTGAAGTTCCGACCGATCCTCGACGAACTCAGGTGA
- a CDS encoding ribbon-helix-helix domain-containing protein: MPKVEITIPEHLEMQIAQMVERGEFVNREEAIEDLLSTGIKAYKTSGPMDEEEGTTGGTGLEDDGMMGHDDEYVF, translated from the coding sequence ATGCCGAAAGTAGAGATCACCATACCAGAGCACCTCGAGATGCAAATCGCCCAGATGGTCGAGCGCGGTGAATTCGTCAACCGTGAGGAGGCGATCGAGGACCTCCTGTCGACGGGCATCAAGGCCTACAAGACCAGTGGACCGATGGACGAAGAGGAAGGAACGACCGGCGGCACCGGCCTCGAAGACGACGGCATGATGGGCCACGACGACGAGTACGTCTTCTAA
- a CDS encoding rhomboid family intramembrane serine protease has product MLSDASLLTEVLPILVSVATVGALLVSVAVVRRLHRPERGWGETVRSRLVLGVPWGSLIVIGLVLSVYLFVQDGITEFTNPVTTPYRAYSYFYPVGMLTAGFSHAGPNHLLGNFSGALVVAPIVEYAWGHYPDERGEGRLWTWYTTPWIRALVVFPLAVVVVTIVTSLFALGPVIGFSGVVFAFAAFALVHYPIATIVGTLGVQSVLLTLYRALRNPVGVYVAEPSPASAPSWAGIAIQGHALGFFIGLVLGIAVLRRRDYRPDPLRIWLAILLVGFAKGLWQIYWFGGENTYILFQGPGVLIVTALALVVTLAITGTETPLVPRRIDRLFARGSRSGPSSPVDRPLELSRNAGDGSTATAARIERISEISGGERARETTRLSNLGQRRTAYVAVLAVLAVVAGVAIPVNLFVLDDATASSDAAVEVDDYTIQYAESVENELTSPVRVGPLAEAVSIESSGVIVASERRQLWSEVVPAQQLAFSGEESIVVGGPGWRETVHVERTGWEPVSNETVYQVAIWADGEDRRIAHESNESRADVRIDDRNVTIALEDGEFVLEVEGAGTDIDTVATTPMPGEGESTIAGGLAFEHENGTIYASSNGTRIAVASEETYH; this is encoded by the coding sequence ATGCTCTCGGACGCGTCCCTCCTGACGGAAGTTCTTCCGATCCTCGTCTCGGTCGCCACGGTGGGGGCGCTGCTCGTCTCCGTCGCGGTCGTCAGGCGGCTCCACCGACCGGAGCGCGGCTGGGGTGAGACCGTCCGATCGCGACTCGTACTGGGGGTGCCGTGGGGGTCGCTTATCGTCATCGGGCTCGTCCTCTCTGTCTACCTGTTCGTCCAGGACGGCATCACCGAGTTCACGAACCCGGTAACCACCCCCTACCGGGCGTACTCGTACTTCTACCCGGTAGGGATGCTGACGGCGGGGTTTTCCCACGCCGGGCCGAACCACCTTCTCGGGAACTTCTCCGGCGCGCTCGTCGTCGCCCCCATCGTGGAGTACGCGTGGGGACACTACCCCGACGAACGCGGTGAGGGGCGGCTCTGGACGTGGTACACCACGCCGTGGATCCGAGCGCTGGTCGTCTTCCCGCTCGCCGTCGTCGTCGTCACGATCGTCACGAGCCTGTTCGCACTCGGCCCCGTGATCGGCTTCTCGGGCGTCGTTTTCGCGTTCGCGGCCTTCGCGCTGGTTCACTATCCGATCGCGACGATCGTCGGCACGCTCGGCGTCCAGAGCGTCCTGCTGACGCTCTACCGGGCGCTACGGAACCCGGTTGGCGTCTACGTCGCCGAGCCGAGCCCTGCGTCGGCTCCCTCCTGGGCGGGCATCGCCATCCAGGGCCACGCGCTCGGGTTCTTCATCGGCCTCGTCCTCGGTATCGCGGTACTCCGCCGGCGCGACTATCGACCCGATCCGCTTCGAATCTGGCTGGCCATCCTCCTCGTCGGCTTCGCAAAGGGACTGTGGCAGATCTACTGGTTCGGCGGCGAGAACACCTACATACTCTTTCAGGGACCCGGCGTCCTGATCGTCACCGCGCTCGCGCTCGTGGTGACGCTCGCGATTACGGGCACCGAAACGCCGCTCGTCCCGCGACGAATCGATCGCCTGTTCGCTCGAGGCAGTCGATCCGGCCCCAGTTCACCCGTAGATCGGCCGCTCGAACTCAGTCGAAACGCCGGTGACGGGTCCACGGCCACCGCAGCCAGAATAGAGCGGATCAGCGAGATCAGCGGCGGTGAGCGCGCACGCGAGACGACCCGGCTGTCGAACCTTGGCCAGCGGCGGACCGCGTACGTCGCCGTTCTCGCCGTTCTCGCCGTCGTCGCGGGAGTGGCGATTCCGGTGAACCTCTTCGTCCTCGACGACGCCACCGCGTCCTCGGACGCCGCCGTCGAGGTCGATGATTACACGATTCAGTACGCCGAGAGCGTCGAAAACGAACTCACGTCGCCGGTCAGAGTCGGTCCGCTCGCGGAGGCCGTTTCCATCGAATCCAGCGGCGTGATCGTCGCGAGCGAACGGCGACAGCTCTGGTCGGAGGTGGTTCCGGCCCAGCAACTCGCCTTCTCGGGCGAGGAATCGATCGTCGTCGGCGGCCCCGGCTGGCGCGAGACCGTTCACGTCGAACGAACCGGCTGGGAGCCGGTCAGCAACGAAACCGTCTATCAGGTCGCGATCTGGGCGGACGGCGAGGATCGCCGGATCGCCCACGAGTCCAACGAGTCGCGCGCCGACGTTCGCATCGACGACCGAAACGTCACGATCGCACTTGAGGACGGTGAATTCGTCCTCGAGGTCGAAGGGGCCGGGACGGATATCGACACCGTCGCAACGACACCGATGCCTGGGGAGGGCGAGTCGACGATAGCAGGCGGGCTGGCGTTCGAGCACGAGAACGGCACCATCTACGCGTCGTCGAACGGGACCCGGATCGCCGTTGCGAGCGAGGAAACATACCACTAG
- a CDS encoding J domain-containing protein encodes MGETYYEILEVEADASRDDIQAAYRERVLETHPDHNDAPDAAEQFKRVSTAKSVLTDGTERARYDRLGHDAYARLARRTARSSESNADESNTADANASATDDSSESTTAGRRSGGYTSQTRTGTGRTRAGAESDRSGRTTSHHARQRNRRRRKTAQRRARSGWPFESDSRAASSAGTDTTAGGHADEDSASTFRYAVHDWDDDIDLERDGRPVDRTTAVTIGCLWVLYPVFVAASLSPLFPTLVNGIVAACALGLVGYLLTRPRVATLVFGSWSLLFPIGMIQTGVLTPFSVSGLVTLGFVWIPFGYALALWWALRP; translated from the coding sequence ATGGGCGAGACGTACTACGAGATCCTCGAGGTCGAAGCCGACGCCAGCCGAGACGATATTCAGGCGGCCTACCGCGAGCGCGTCCTCGAGACCCATCCGGATCACAACGACGCGCCCGACGCCGCCGAGCAGTTCAAACGCGTCTCGACGGCGAAGTCGGTGCTGACCGACGGCACCGAACGGGCCAGATACGACCGACTCGGCCACGACGCCTACGCGCGACTCGCCCGGCGGACCGCCCGCTCGAGCGAGTCGAACGCCGACGAATCGAATACGGCCGACGCGAACGCATCGGCGACGGACGACTCGAGCGAGAGCACGACCGCCGGCCGACGGTCGGGCGGTTACACCAGCCAGACGCGGACGGGAACCGGTCGAACGCGCGCCGGAGCGGAATCGGATCGCAGCGGTCGAACGACGAGCCATCACGCCCGTCAGCGGAACCGACGCCGCCGAAAGACGGCCCAACGACGGGCCAGAAGCGGCTGGCCGTTCGAATCCGACAGTCGAGCGGCCTCGAGTGCCGGAACCGACACGACGGCGGGAGGCCACGCCGACGAGGATTCGGCGTCGACGTTCCGGTACGCCGTCCACGACTGGGACGACGATATCGACCTCGAGCGGGACGGCCGACCGGTCGATCGGACGACGGCGGTGACGATCGGCTGTCTCTGGGTACTCTATCCGGTGTTCGTCGCCGCGAGTCTCAGCCCGCTGTTTCCGACGTTGGTCAACGGAATCGTCGCCGCGTGCGCGCTCGGTCTCGTCGGTTACCTGCTGACGAGACCCCGAGTCGCGACCCTGGTGTTCGGATCGTGGAGCCTGTTGTTTCCGATCGGAATGATCCAGACGGGCGTCCTCACACCGTTCTCGGTCAGCGGGCTCGTCACGCTCGGATTCGTGTGGATTCCGTTCGGGTACGCCCTCGCGCTCTGGTGGGCGCTACGTCCCTGA
- the menD gene encoding 2-succinyl-5-enolpyruvyl-6-hydroxy-3-cyclohexene-1-carboxylic-acid synthase → MSTPNRATLWGRVLVDELAKGGLEAVCLAPGSRSTPLTVAFAERAGIEVYSHLDERSAAFFALGRARRTGEPTALVCTSGTAAANFHPAVMEADQARVPLLVLTADRPRELRDSGANQTVDQVALYGGAVRWHAELPEPEADERKVRSLRTTAARALFETAGTDPGPVHLNCPFRKPLEPMEVPGAVPDAFAETLAGRGREGAFVRTSAGTQTLEDEQYRSLVRALADADRPLIAAGPADPAALSGLEPDHVVAVAERIGAPILADPLSNLRFGPHVADKSESDTSEKLIYGGYDGYIDAIPDPDVVVRFGASPTSKPLRHALGDSEARQFLLDPAGAWREATFTATDLLAASPGRVFERLSENAEELEDIDSNVGSGSREPTSQWLAYFDEAERRHWDVRDDALTPDGLESDPFEGAVLATVFEDAPDPATVFVSNSMPIRDADRFGRPRTADLTVLGNRGASGIDGIASTALGAGSATDDPLVLVTGDLAFYHDSNGLLAVDRCGVDATIVLLNNDGGGIFHKLPIEGFEPPFTDQFKTPHGLDFAALAELYGLEFERVDPVDFAAAYRRSLEREGTQVLAVGFDSEANHRRRNALERQVLERIDTERES, encoded by the coding sequence ATGAGCACGCCAAACCGCGCGACCCTCTGGGGGCGCGTCCTCGTCGACGAACTCGCGAAGGGAGGACTCGAGGCCGTTTGTCTCGCTCCGGGGAGTCGATCGACGCCGCTGACGGTCGCGTTCGCCGAGCGCGCCGGGATCGAGGTCTACTCGCATCTCGACGAACGCTCGGCGGCCTTTTTCGCGCTCGGCCGCGCTCGTCGTACCGGCGAGCCGACGGCGCTGGTCTGTACCTCCGGGACGGCGGCGGCGAACTTCCACCCCGCCGTGATGGAGGCCGATCAGGCGCGGGTGCCGTTGCTCGTCCTCACGGCCGACCGCCCCCGCGAACTCCGCGACAGCGGCGCGAATCAGACGGTCGATCAGGTCGCACTCTACGGCGGCGCGGTTCGGTGGCACGCGGAGCTTCCGGAGCCCGAAGCCGACGAGCGCAAAGTCCGGAGTCTCAGGACGACCGCCGCGCGGGCGCTGTTCGAGACGGCGGGAACCGACCCCGGCCCCGTCCACCTGAACTGTCCGTTCCGGAAGCCGCTCGAGCCGATGGAGGTTCCGGGAGCCGTGCCGGACGCGTTCGCGGAGACGCTGGCCGGTCGGGGGCGCGAGGGAGCGTTCGTCCGGACCAGCGCCGGTACGCAGACGCTCGAGGACGAGCAGTACCGATCTCTCGTGCGTGCGCTCGCCGATGCCGATCGGCCGCTGATCGCGGCGGGACCGGCCGATCCCGCGGCTCTGTCGGGGCTCGAACCCGACCACGTCGTCGCCGTCGCCGAACGCATCGGCGCGCCGATCCTCGCGGATCCGCTCTCGAACCTGCGATTCGGCCCGCACGTCGCGGATAAGAGTGAGAGCGATACGAGCGAGAAACTGATCTACGGCGGATACGACGGCTACATCGATGCAATCCCGGATCCGGACGTCGTCGTCCGGTTCGGCGCGTCGCCGACCTCGAAACCGCTCCGTCACGCATTGGGCGATTCGGAGGCTCGACAGTTCCTCCTCGATCCCGCCGGCGCGTGGCGCGAGGCGACCTTCACCGCGACGGATCTGCTCGCGGCGTCGCCCGGACGCGTGTTCGAGCGCCTGTCCGAGAACGCCGAGGAACTCGAGGATATCGACTCGAACGTCGGTTCGGGGTCCCGAGAACCGACGAGCCAGTGGCTCGCCTATTTCGACGAGGCGGAGCGCCGCCACTGGGACGTTCGAGATGACGCGCTCACACCGGACGGACTCGAATCCGATCCGTTCGAGGGTGCCGTGCTCGCGACCGTCTTCGAGGACGCCCCCGATCCGGCGACCGTCTTCGTCTCGAACAGTATGCCGATCCGGGACGCGGATCGGTTCGGTCGCCCGCGAACCGCCGATCTTACGGTTCTCGGAAATCGCGGGGCGAGCGGCATCGACGGGATCGCGAGCACCGCCCTCGGAGCCGGCAGCGCGACCGACGACCCGCTCGTGCTCGTTACCGGCGATCTCGCCTTCTACCACGATTCGAACGGGCTGCTCGCGGTCGACCGCTGTGGCGTCGACGCCACGATCGTTTTGTTGAACAACGACGGCGGCGGCATCTTTCACAAACTCCCGATCGAAGGCTTCGAACCGCCGTTTACGGACCAGTTCAAGACGCCCCACGGCCTCGACTTTGCGGCCCTCGCGGAGCTGTACGGGCTCGAGTTCGAGCGCGTCGATCCCGTCGACTTCGCGGCCGCGTATCGGCGCTCGCTCGAGCGCGAGGGCACGCAGGTGCTCGCCGTCGGATTCGATTCGGAAGCGAATCATCGGCGACGGAACGCCCTCGAGCGGCAAGTTCTCGAGCGAATCGATACCGAGCGGGAGTCGTAG
- a CDS encoding MATE family efflux transporter: MSGAGESRAVDVTDGDLLKPIAFLAIPLVLTQLLQVAYNVADTFWVGRVGSDAVAAISFAFPIIFLVISVGGGFTVAGTILIAQHKGADNHEEVDHVVGQTISFVLLVSIVASIVGYVFTPQLIALIGAEAGSPVHGMAVSYTRAWFLGTVTVFAFFMFQALLRGWGDTRTPLYLMTISVVLNVALDPFLILGFENNPVFHVLGLGGLESTFYAATGFAGFGVQGAAIATVFSRAVGAAVGIWLLFSGQLGIRPSLSQFRLRFETVKTIVRLGIPAGIEQSTRALGLTVLTAFVAIAGADAVAAYGIGSRVYAVFTLLSLGIAQATEVVVGQNLGAKKSDRARRGVLLNAGLVGGAFAAVSVVVYAFAPEIIGVFLTGDESSDVVRMGAEFLMIVGPTFAFLGVFQILMGAFRGSGSTRIAMGFSILSLWVIQIPIAFGLIQWAGIGETGVWYAMAVSNVVSVLVAGLWFLRGTWTSGVIDTSPAPAD, encoded by the coding sequence ATGAGTGGTGCCGGCGAGAGTCGCGCCGTCGACGTAACCGACGGCGACCTGTTGAAGCCGATCGCCTTTCTGGCGATTCCGCTCGTCCTCACGCAGTTGCTTCAGGTCGCCTACAACGTCGCTGATACGTTCTGGGTCGGCCGGGTCGGGTCGGACGCCGTCGCCGCCATCTCCTTTGCCTTCCCGATCATCTTTCTGGTGATCAGCGTCGGCGGCGGCTTTACCGTCGCCGGAACCATCCTGATCGCCCAACACAAGGGGGCGGACAATCACGAGGAGGTCGATCACGTCGTCGGCCAAACGATTTCGTTCGTCCTGCTCGTGTCGATCGTCGCCTCGATCGTCGGCTACGTCTTCACACCGCAGCTGATCGCGCTCATCGGCGCGGAAGCCGGAAGTCCGGTTCACGGAATGGCCGTGAGCTACACGCGAGCGTGGTTCCTCGGCACGGTGACGGTGTTCGCGTTCTTCATGTTTCAGGCGTTGCTGCGCGGCTGGGGCGATACGCGCACGCCGCTTTACCTGATGACCATCAGCGTCGTCCTCAACGTCGCCCTCGATCCGTTCCTCATTCTCGGCTTCGAGAACAATCCGGTCTTTCACGTCCTCGGGCTGGGCGGCCTCGAGTCGACGTTCTACGCCGCGACCGGATTCGCCGGATTCGGCGTACAGGGTGCCGCGATCGCGACCGTGTTCAGCCGCGCGGTCGGCGCGGCGGTCGGCATCTGGCTCCTCTTTTCCGGCCAGCTCGGCATTCGGCCGTCGCTGTCGCAGTTTCGGCTGCGGTTCGAGACCGTCAAAACGATCGTCCGACTGGGAATCCCCGCGGGGATCGAACAGAGCACTCGAGCGCTCGGACTGACGGTGTTGACGGCGTTCGTCGCTATCGCCGGCGCCGACGCCGTCGCGGCCTACGGTATCGGCAGCCGCGTCTACGCCGTGTTCACGCTGCTATCGCTGGGAATCGCACAGGCGACCGAGGTGGTCGTCGGACAGAACCTCGGCGCGAAAAAGAGCGACCGCGCCCGCCGGGGCGTGTTGTTGAACGCGGGACTTGTCGGCGGCGCGTTCGCGGCGGTGAGCGTCGTCGTCTACGCGTTCGCACCCGAGATCATCGGCGTCTTCCTGACGGGCGACGAGTCGAGCGACGTCGTTCGAATGGGTGCGGAGTTCCTCATGATCGTCGGGCCGACGTTCGCCTTCCTCGGGGTGTTTCAGATACTGATGGGGGCGTTCCGGGGCAGCGGGAGTACGCGGATCGCGATGGGGTTTTCGATCCTCTCGCTGTGGGTCATTCAGATCCCGATCGCGTTCGGCCTGATTCAGTGGGCCGGGATCGGCGAGACCGGCGTCTGGTACGCGATGGCGGTATCGAACGTCGTGAGCGTCCTCGTCGCGGGGCTCTGGTTCCTTCGGGGGACGTGGACGAGCGGCGTTATCGATACCTCGCCCGCACCCGCCGATTGA